In one Candidatus Palibaumannia cicadellinicola genomic region, the following are encoded:
- the secG gene encoding preprotein translocase subunit SecG — protein MCQTILVIFILVAVCLITLIILQQGTYMDTSFGIGASSTLFGSSGSSNFITRMTAVMGTLFLLLSLILGNISSHDYDKNSDIHDSNLVKDMRISTGSTLSSDKVTNDILK, from the coding sequence ATGTGTCAAACTATATTAGTAATATTTATATTAGTGGCAGTATGTCTAATAACACTGATTATACTGCAACAAGGTACTTATATGGATACTTCTTTCGGTATCGGCGCCTCTAGTACCTTGTTTGGTTCGAGTGGTTCTAGTAACTTTATAACACGTATGACTGCAGTTATGGGAACACTGTTTTTGTTGCTGAGTTTAATATTAGGGAATATAAGCAGTCATGATTATGATAAAAATAGTGATATACATGATTCAAATCTAGTTAAAGATATGCGCATCAGTACAGGTAGTACTTTATCTTCAGATAAAGTTACTAATGATATTTTAAAGTAA
- the rlmE gene encoding 23S rRNA (uridine(2552)-2'-O)-methyltransferase RlmE, with amino-acid sequence MISQKRSASSHCWLQEHFKDKYVIQAQKKGLRSRAWFKLDEIQKKYKLFQPCMTVIDLGAAPGGWSQYAATQIGRKGRVIACDLLSMSPLLGVEFLQGDFCDPEVLRILLKLVGQTKVQVILSDMAPNMSGIPMIDIPKSMSLVEHALKICRDILIPGGSFIVKVFQGDGFDESLRNIRFLFTKVKIIKPDASLSRSSEVYLLAKGRKI; translated from the coding sequence ATGATTTCCCAAAAACGTTCAGCTAGCTCCCACTGCTGGCTGCAAGAACACTTTAAAGATAAATACGTGATACAAGCACAAAAAAAGGGACTACGTTCTCGTGCTTGGTTTAAACTTGATGAAATACAAAAAAAATATAAGCTGTTTCAGCCTTGCATGACAGTAATAGATCTTGGTGCGGCACCTGGAGGTTGGTCGCAATATGCTGCGACGCAAATAGGCAGAAAAGGACGTGTGATTGCCTGTGATCTCCTCTCTATGTCTCCGTTATTAGGCGTAGAGTTTTTGCAGGGGGATTTTTGTGATCCGGAAGTATTACGAATACTACTGAAATTAGTAGGACAAACAAAAGTTCAGGTTATTTTATCAGATATGGCCCCTAATATGAGTGGGATCCCAATGATAGATATTCCAAAATCTATGTCTTTAGTAGAACATGCATTAAAAATATGTCGAGATATTTTAATTCCAGGTGGTAGTTTTATAGTTAAAGTATTTCAGGGAGATGGGTTTGATGAGTCTTTACGGAACATACGCTTCTTATTTACGAAAGTCAAAATTATTAAACCAGATGCTTCGCTGTCTCGTTCCAGCGAAGTATACCTTCTAGCGAAGGGGCGTAAAATATAA
- the rbfA gene encoding 30S ribosome-binding factor RbfA, which translates to MAKEYSRTQRLAQEMQKTIAISLQREIRDPRISMATVSGVDVSRDLASATVFVTFTFLNENNDDQVNIAIRTLQAASGFIRSLLGKAMHLRVVPKLTFAYDYSLVKGMRIYNLVSQAVEKDRQRYHEKDTAD; encoded by the coding sequence ATGGCCAAAGAGTATAGCCGTACACAACGTCTCGCTCAGGAGATGCAAAAAACAATAGCCATTAGTTTGCAACGCGAAATTAGAGATCCTCGTATTAGTATGGCTACTGTTTCAGGAGTTGATGTATCCCGTGACTTAGCATCAGCAACAGTTTTTGTGACCTTCACCTTCCTGAATGAGAATAACGATGATCAGGTAAACATAGCGATACGGACACTGCAGGCTGCTTCGGGATTTATCCGTAGCCTGCTCGGCAAAGCAATGCACTTACGTGTGGTGCCGAAGCTAACTTTCGCTTATGACTACTCATTGGTAAAAGGTATGCGCATATATAATCTTGTTAGTCAAGCTGTAGAAAAAGATCGTCAACGTTATCACGAAAAAGATACAGCCGATTAA
- the pnp gene encoding polyribonucleotide nucleotidyltransferase: MLNPIVHHFQYGKHTLMLETGILARQATAAVMVSMDDTAVLVTVVGVKQTKPEQKFFPLAVNYQERTYAAGRFPGGFFRREGRPSEGEILISRLIDRPIRPLFPEEFLNEVQVIATVVSVNPQVSPDIVAMIGASAALSLSGIPFNGPFGAARVGYINNQYILNPTMTELVESRLDLVVASTANAVLMVESEAQLLSEEQMLGAVVFGHEQQQIVIRNIQNIVAEAGKPKWHWQAPKVNAHLQSQVTKLAESSLNNVFCLREKQERYAYIESLKADIVSTLNQSNETIEEEEIKNILSNLEKKIVRNRILRGEPRIDGRTKDMIRSLDMRTGILPRTHGSALFIRGETQALVTVTLGTERDAQNIDELTGERTDRFLLHYNFPPYCVGETGMVGSPKRREIGHGRLAKRGMLAVIPKAKEFPYTIRVVSEITESNGSSSMASICGASLALMDAGVPIKAAVAGVAMGLVKEGDNFVVLSDILSDEDYLGDMDLKVAGSREGITALQMDIKIEGITSNIIQLALNQAKDARMHILSMMEQVISAPCSDLSKFAPRIHTIKINPDKIKDVIGKCGSVIRALTEETKTIIEIEDDGTVKIAATDSTKARQAICRIEEITAEIEVGRIYHGKVTRIVDFGAFIAISGGKEGLVHISQISNKRVDKIADYLVLDQVVLVKVLEVDRNGRVRLSMKEASITNDHNQDAMVLR, from the coding sequence TTGCTAAATCCTATTGTTCACCATTTTCAATACGGTAAGCATACTCTAATGCTAGAAACTGGTATTCTAGCTCGTCAGGCAACTGCAGCAGTTATGGTAAGCATGGACGATACAGCAGTACTAGTTACCGTAGTAGGCGTTAAACAAACAAAACCAGAACAAAAATTCTTTCCGCTGGCGGTAAACTACCAGGAAAGAACTTATGCAGCTGGCCGTTTTCCTGGTGGATTCTTCCGCCGTGAAGGCCGTCCTAGCGAAGGAGAAATCTTGATTTCTCGTCTTATCGATCGTCCGATCCGTCCTTTGTTTCCGGAAGAATTCTTAAATGAAGTTCAAGTGATAGCCACAGTTGTATCTGTTAACCCACAGGTGAGCCCAGATATCGTCGCAATGATTGGTGCTTCAGCAGCGTTAAGTCTATCTGGTATCCCATTTAACGGACCGTTTGGCGCAGCGCGCGTGGGTTACATCAATAATCAATATATACTGAACCCAACGATGACAGAATTAGTAGAAAGCCGCCTTGATTTAGTAGTTGCTAGTACGGCTAACGCGGTACTAATGGTTGAATCAGAAGCACAATTGTTAAGCGAAGAGCAAATGCTAGGCGCAGTAGTTTTCGGCCATGAACAACAGCAAATTGTTATCCGAAATATTCAAAATATAGTTGCTGAAGCTGGTAAACCAAAATGGCATTGGCAAGCACCAAAAGTCAATGCTCATCTACAGTCGCAGGTTACTAAACTTGCTGAATCCAGCTTAAATAACGTGTTTTGCCTTAGAGAAAAACAAGAACGTTACGCCTATATAGAATCTCTCAAGGCCGATATAGTAAGCACATTGAATCAGTCAAACGAAACTATCGAAGAAGAAGAAATAAAAAATATCCTCAGCAACCTGGAGAAAAAAATAGTCCGTAACCGTATCCTACGTGGTGAGCCACGCATTGACGGTCGTACCAAAGATATGATTAGAAGTTTAGACATGCGTACTGGCATACTACCACGTACCCATGGTTCCGCATTATTCATACGCGGCGAAACTCAGGCCTTGGTGACCGTCACTCTTGGAACTGAACGCGACGCACAGAATATCGATGAGCTTACTGGTGAACGTACTGACCGTTTCTTACTACACTATAATTTTCCTCCATATTGCGTCGGTGAAACCGGGATGGTTGGTTCACCAAAACGTCGTGAGATCGGTCACGGTCGTTTAGCAAAACGTGGTATGCTAGCAGTCATACCGAAAGCAAAGGAATTTCCTTATACCATACGCGTTGTTTCAGAAATAACCGAATCCAATGGATCCTCTTCTATGGCTTCGATATGTGGTGCCTCACTAGCATTAATGGATGCCGGAGTGCCTATTAAAGCTGCAGTTGCCGGTGTGGCTATGGGTTTAGTAAAGGAAGGTGATAACTTTGTCGTGTTATCGGATATTCTAAGTGATGAAGATTATCTTGGTGATATGGATTTGAAAGTCGCTGGTAGCAGAGAGGGAATTACCGCATTACAGATGGACATAAAAATAGAAGGTATAACCAGCAATATTATACAATTAGCGTTAAATCAGGCAAAAGATGCGCGGATGCATATTTTGAGTATGATGGAGCAGGTGATCAGCGCGCCTTGTAGTGATCTTTCCAAATTCGCGCCGCGTATTCACACCATCAAAATTAATCCAGATAAAATTAAGGATGTGATCGGAAAATGCGGATCTGTGATCCGAGCTTTGACCGAAGAGACTAAAACAATCATCGAAATTGAAGATGATGGTACCGTGAAAATTGCCGCAACTGATAGTACTAAAGCACGTCAAGCCATTTGCCGTATCGAAGAGATTACCGCAGAAATAGAAGTAGGTCGTATCTATCATGGTAAAGTTACCCGTATCGTTGACTTTGGCGCTTTTATAGCTATTAGTGGTGGTAAAGAGGGGTTGGTGCATATTTCCCAAATATCTAACAAGCGGGTGGATAAAATTGCCGATTATTTAGTCTTAGATCAGGTAGTGTTAGTTAAGGTACTGGAAGTAGACCGTAATGGACGCGTTCGTCTCAGCATGAAAGAAGCTAGTATTACTAATGATCATAATCAGGATGCGATGGTACTCAGATAA
- the truB gene encoding tRNA pseudouridine(55) synthase TruB, translating into MDHRLSCSYRNIDGIILLDKPGGVSSNNLLQTVKQLFRAKKAGHTGVLDQLATGMLPICLGEATKFSQYLLDADKRYRVTAKLGERTDTYDATGKIISTSPVILDQVMLEQTLAQFYGETHQVPPMFSTIKYQGRPLYEYARKGIEVPREARLIHIYDLQLLYWDHTNIELEVHCSKGTYIRTIINDLGEFLGCGAHVTRLRRLAVAHYPAARMVTLQMLQKTIDVPQVTETHLAQLDALLLPIDSALANLPAINLPPTIAARVRLGQTVVVDTAWQRGLVRVRIADTLRFFGIGEITEPGRLKPRRLITESLI; encoded by the coding sequence ATGGACCATCGTCTCAGTTGCAGCTATCGTAATATTGATGGCATTATTCTGCTAGATAAACCAGGTGGTGTGTCGTCGAACAATTTATTACAAACAGTAAAACAATTATTCAGAGCAAAAAAAGCCGGGCATACTGGTGTGCTAGATCAACTAGCTACTGGTATGTTACCTATTTGTCTAGGGGAAGCGACCAAGTTTTCCCAGTATCTTCTAGATGCTGACAAACGTTACCGTGTTACTGCAAAGCTAGGGGAGCGGACTGATACCTACGATGCTACAGGTAAAATTATTAGTACTAGTCCTGTTATACTAGATCAAGTAATGCTTGAGCAGACACTAGCGCAGTTCTACGGTGAGACCCACCAGGTTCCCCCAATGTTTTCAACTATAAAGTACCAAGGTCGACCACTGTATGAATATGCACGCAAAGGTATCGAAGTTCCACGTGAAGCACGGTTGATTCATATATACGATCTACAGTTACTTTATTGGGATCATACGAATATTGAACTAGAAGTTCACTGCTCGAAAGGCACTTATATCCGTACTATTATTAATGATCTTGGTGAGTTCTTAGGTTGCGGTGCGCACGTTACAAGATTGCGTCGTTTGGCAGTAGCGCACTATCCTGCAGCACGTATGGTGACACTCCAGATGTTGCAAAAAACTATAGATGTACCACAAGTTACCGAGACGCATCTAGCGCAGCTAGATGCGCTACTATTACCAATAGATAGTGCGTTAGCTAATTTACCAGCTATCAACTTACCTCCAACCATTGCCGCCCGAGTACGACTCGGCCAGACAGTGGTAGTTGATACCGCTTGGCAACGGGGCTTAGTACGAGTACGCATAGCGGATACTCTACGCTTCTTCGGCATTGGTGAAATTACTGAGCCGGGACGGCTGAAGCCTCGGCGCCTTATTACTGAATCACTTATTTGA
- the glmM gene encoding phosphoglucosamine mutase: MNHNKYFGTDGIRGKVGDTPITPDFVLKLGWAAGKVLARHGSRKIIIGKDTRISGYMLESVLEAGLAAAGLSTAFTGPMPTPAIAYLTRTFRAEAGIVISASHNPFYDNGIKFFSIEGTKLPDEVEQAIEAELGNKLMCVESAELGKASRIGDAASRYIEFCKGTFPRNLSLKGLKVVVDCANGATYHIAPSVLRELGAEVVAIGCQPDGMNINKECGTTDVRQLQSRVLAENAHIGIAYDGDGDRMILVDHLGHKVDGDQIIYIIAREKMRQGQLAGGVVGTLMSNMGLELSLKKLGIPFVRTRVGDRYVLEKMQEKGWRIGAENSGHVILLDHTTTGDGIIAGLQVLSAMVGNSMKLHDLCHGMRLFPQTLVNVRFAGKNNPLNSITVIKACEEVERKLAEQGRVLLRQSGTEHLIRVMVEGEDETKVTHLAHYIADAVKAVN, encoded by the coding sequence ATGAATCACAATAAATATTTCGGTACCGATGGTATCCGCGGTAAGGTAGGTGATACTCCGATCACACCTGACTTTGTGCTAAAGCTAGGCTGGGCAGCTGGTAAGGTATTGGCACGTCACGGCTCTCGTAAAATTATTATTGGCAAAGATACACGGATCTCCGGTTACATGCTAGAGTCTGTTTTGGAAGCTGGACTGGCCGCTGCCGGTCTTTCGACTGCTTTTACTGGTCCGATGCCTACGCCAGCGATTGCTTATTTAACTAGAACTTTTCGTGCAGAGGCGGGTATTGTCATTTCAGCTTCACATAATCCATTTTATGACAACGGCATTAAATTTTTTTCTATTGAAGGTACTAAGCTTCCAGACGAAGTTGAGCAAGCGATCGAAGCAGAACTAGGAAATAAACTAATGTGCGTTGAGTCAGCAGAACTTGGAAAAGCTAGCCGAATAGGCGATGCGGCAAGCCGCTATATTGAATTTTGTAAAGGTACATTCCCGCGTAATCTCAGTCTCAAGGGTCTTAAAGTTGTAGTTGATTGTGCTAATGGGGCTACTTACCATATTGCGCCAAGCGTGCTACGTGAATTAGGCGCTGAGGTAGTAGCTATCGGTTGCCAACCAGACGGTATGAATATTAATAAAGAGTGCGGTACTACCGATGTCCGGCAGCTACAAAGTAGAGTACTGGCCGAAAATGCTCATATTGGTATTGCTTACGACGGTGACGGTGATCGAATGATCTTGGTAGATCATTTAGGGCATAAGGTAGATGGTGATCAAATCATATATATTATAGCACGTGAGAAAATGCGACAAGGTCAGTTAGCTGGTGGTGTTGTTGGCACACTAATGAGTAATATGGGGCTCGAGTTATCGCTTAAAAAGTTGGGTATTCCTTTTGTACGTACCCGTGTAGGAGATCGTTATGTGTTGGAAAAAATGCAGGAGAAAGGTTGGCGTATTGGAGCAGAAAACTCTGGTCACGTAATTCTACTGGATCATACTACAACGGGTGATGGTATTATTGCAGGACTACAGGTTTTATCGGCAATGGTGGGGAATAGTATGAAACTACATGATCTGTGCCACGGTATGCGGCTATTTCCCCAAACATTAGTTAATGTACGCTTTGCTGGTAAAAATAATCCACTAAATTCTATTACCGTTATTAAGGCGTGTGAAGAAGTTGAGCGAAAATTAGCCGAGCAAGGTCGAGTATTATTACGTCAATCTGGTACCGAACATCTTATCCGAGTCATGGTTGAAGGTGAAGATGAAACTAAGGTCACACACTTAGCACATTATATAGCAGATGCTGTAAAAGCTGTGAACTGA
- the ftsH gene encoding ATP-dependent zinc metalloprotease FtsH gives MAKNLILWLIIAIVLMSLFQSFGPSESNGRKVDYSTFISELNQDQIREARINGREITVTKKDNHHYTTFIPINDPKLLDILLTKNVKVVGEPPEEPSLLASIFISWFPMLLLIGVWVFFMRQMQGGGKGAISFGKSKARMLTEDQIKTTFADVAGCDEAKEEVSELVDYLREPSRFQKLGGKIPKGVLMVGPPGTGKTLLAKAIAGEAKVPFFTISGSDFVEMFVGVGASRVRDMFEQAKKAAPCIIFIDEIDAVGRQRGAGLGGGHDEREQTLNQMLVEMDGFEGNEGIIIIAATNRPDVLDPALLRPGRFDRQVVVGLPDVRGREQILKVHMRRVPLAADMDASVIARGTPGFSGADLANLVNEAALFAARCSKHVVSMIEFEKAKDKIMMGAERRSMVMTEAQKESTAYHEAGHAIIGRLVPDHDPVHKVTIIPRGRALGVTFFLPEGDTISSSRQKLESQISTLYGGRLAEEIIYGSARVSTGASNDIKVATSIARNMVTQWGFSDKLGPLLYAEEEGEVFLGRSVAKAKHMSDETARIIDQEVKLLIERNYLRARMLLIENMDILQAMKDALMKYETIDAPQIDDLMTRQSSIRPPAGWDDHLDRSSSSSHDMNMGEKSPVPNQDNTMLCQSN, from the coding sequence ATGGCGAAGAACCTAATTCTTTGGTTAATCATCGCAATAGTGCTGATGTCGTTATTCCAGAGCTTCGGGCCCAGCGAATCAAATGGACGTAAAGTAGATTACTCCACCTTTATATCCGAATTAAATCAAGACCAAATTAGGGAAGCACGTATTAATGGTCGTGAGATTACCGTTACCAAAAAAGATAATCACCATTATACTACTTTTATTCCAATCAATGACCCGAAACTGCTAGATATTCTTTTAACAAAAAATGTGAAAGTAGTTGGTGAACCACCGGAAGAACCGAGTCTGCTAGCGTCAATCTTTATATCCTGGTTCCCGATGTTGTTGCTAATTGGCGTTTGGGTCTTTTTTATGCGGCAAATGCAAGGAGGCGGTAAGGGGGCAATTTCTTTCGGTAAAAGTAAAGCACGTATGCTAACAGAAGATCAAATTAAAACTACTTTTGCTGACGTTGCTGGTTGCGATGAAGCTAAAGAAGAAGTCAGCGAGCTGGTAGATTATCTACGAGAACCGAGTCGTTTTCAAAAACTAGGTGGTAAAATTCCAAAAGGTGTTTTAATGGTTGGGCCACCCGGTACTGGTAAAACCTTACTAGCTAAAGCGATCGCTGGAGAGGCAAAAGTGCCATTCTTTACGATCTCTGGTTCTGATTTTGTAGAAATGTTTGTAGGTGTAGGCGCCTCGCGTGTGCGGGATATGTTTGAACAGGCTAAAAAAGCAGCACCATGCATTATATTTATAGATGAAATAGACGCTGTCGGTCGGCAGCGTGGAGCAGGCCTGGGCGGCGGTCACGATGAACGCGAACAAACCTTGAACCAAATGCTGGTTGAAATGGACGGTTTTGAAGGTAATGAAGGCATTATTATTATCGCGGCTACCAATCGCCCGGACGTGTTAGACCCAGCGTTGCTACGACCAGGACGTTTTGATCGGCAGGTAGTTGTTGGTTTACCGGATGTGCGTGGGCGTGAACAGATTCTTAAAGTACATATGCGCCGCGTTCCACTAGCAGCAGATATGGACGCTTCAGTTATTGCTCGTGGTACACCAGGCTTCTCCGGAGCAGATTTAGCTAATTTAGTAAACGAAGCAGCACTTTTTGCGGCACGCTGTAGCAAACATGTTGTCTCAATGATCGAGTTTGAAAAAGCCAAAGATAAAATTATGATGGGTGCCGAACGTCGTTCCATGGTTATGACCGAAGCACAGAAAGAGTCGACAGCCTATCACGAAGCAGGTCATGCGATTATTGGTCGTCTGGTGCCAGACCATGATCCGGTGCATAAAGTAACTATTATCCCGCGTGGTCGTGCTCTCGGAGTGACTTTCTTCTTACCTGAAGGAGATACGATTAGCTCTAGCCGTCAAAAGCTGGAAAGCCAAATTTCTACCCTATATGGTGGACGCTTGGCAGAAGAAATAATTTATGGTTCAGCTAGAGTTTCTACCGGAGCATCCAACGATATAAAAGTAGCCACTTCTATTGCTCGTAATATGGTGACTCAGTGGGGATTCTCAGATAAATTAGGCCCACTTTTATACGCAGAAGAGGAGGGTGAGGTGTTTCTCGGTCGTTCCGTCGCTAAAGCTAAACATATGTCAGACGAAACTGCACGTATCATTGACCAAGAAGTGAAATTGCTAATTGAGCGTAATTACCTGCGCGCACGCATGTTATTGATAGAAAATATGGATATCTTACAGGCTATGAAAGATGCGCTCATGAAATATGAAACTATTGATGCCCCACAGATCGATGATCTAATGACACGCCAATCTTCTATACGACCACCGGCAGGATGGGATGATCATTTAGATAGAAGTAGCAGTAGTAGCCATGACATGAATATGGGAGAGAAGAGTCCGGTACCGAATCAAGATAATACTATGTTATGTCAAAGCAATTAG
- the rpsO gene encoding 30S ribosomal protein S15, with product MSLSINAKAKIVSDFGRYAHDSGSTEVQIALLTAQISHLQGHFTEHKKDYHSRCGLLRMVSQRRKLLSYFKDKDIASYTNLIERLSLRR from the coding sequence ATGTCTCTAAGTATCAACGCAAAAGCAAAAATAGTTTCTGATTTTGGCCGTTATGCTCACGACAGCGGTTCAACAGAAGTTCAAATTGCTCTTTTAACAGCTCAGATTAGCCACTTGCAGGGTCATTTTACAGAACATAAAAAAGATTACCATAGCCGCTGTGGTTTACTACGTATGGTTTCACAACGTCGTAAACTGCTATCCTACTTTAAGGATAAAGATATAGCTAGTTATACCAACCTAATTGAACGTCTTAGCCTGCGTCGTTAA
- the nusA gene encoding transcription termination factor NusA yields MNKEILAVVEAVSNEKSIPREKIFEALETALATATKKKYEQEIEVRINIDRKSGDFKTFRRWLIVEEVTLPTREITLEAAKFDNSKAKIGGYIEDEIESVIFDRITTQTAKQVIVQKVREAERAMVVEQFRNHEGEILTGVVKKVNRDSINLDLGNNAEAFISREDMLPRENFRLGDRIRGVLYSIRPEARGPQLFVSRARPEMLVELFRIEVPEIGEEVIEIKAVARDPGSRAKIAVKTNDKRIDPVGACVGMRGARVQAVSSELGGERIDIVLWDDNAVQFVINAMAPADVTSIVVDEDKHTMDIAVEAGNLAQAIGRNGQNVRLASQLSGWELNVMTVYDLQEKHRAEAYASIKIFIKHLKIDENLATVLVDGGFSSLEELAYVPIKELLAIDKLDENTVEKLRTKAKHALTELALAMENNSKVVKPAEDLLGLSKLERNIAFKLAAHGVCTLENLAEQGVEDLSNIEGLSSEEAGELIMAARNICWFGNKV; encoded by the coding sequence ATGAATAAAGAAATTCTTGCTGTTGTTGAGGCAGTTTCCAACGAAAAATCAATTCCAAGGGAAAAGATTTTCGAAGCGCTTGAGACTGCTCTGGCTACCGCAACAAAGAAAAAATACGAACAAGAAATTGAAGTTCGCATTAACATTGATCGTAAGTCTGGTGATTTTAAAACATTCCGCCGTTGGCTTATTGTAGAAGAAGTCACCCTGCCAACTCGCGAGATCACACTGGAAGCAGCAAAATTTGACAATTCAAAAGCTAAAATAGGCGGTTATATTGAAGATGAAATTGAATCTGTAATATTTGACCGTATCACTACTCAAACCGCTAAACAAGTTATTGTGCAAAAAGTACGCGAAGCAGAGCGTGCTATGGTAGTAGAACAATTTCGTAATCACGAAGGAGAAATCCTTACCGGTGTGGTAAAAAAAGTTAATCGCGACAGTATAAATCTAGATCTCGGGAATAATGCTGAAGCTTTTATTAGTCGTGAAGATATGTTACCACGTGAGAATTTTCGCCTGGGTGACCGTATCCGCGGAGTGCTTTACTCCATACGTCCGGAAGCACGTGGCCCGCAACTTTTCGTGAGCCGCGCTCGTCCCGAAATGTTAGTTGAGCTGTTTCGTATTGAGGTACCAGAAATCGGCGAAGAAGTAATTGAAATTAAGGCTGTAGCCAGAGATCCAGGCTCACGAGCCAAAATAGCAGTGAAAACTAATGATAAAAGAATTGATCCTGTTGGTGCGTGTGTTGGTATGCGCGGTGCGCGCGTACAGGCAGTTTCTAGCGAATTAGGCGGGGAACGTATTGATATTGTTTTATGGGATGATAACGCTGTTCAATTTGTTATTAACGCTATGGCCCCCGCTGACGTAACGTCCATAGTAGTAGATGAGGATAAACATACTATGGATATTGCGGTAGAAGCTGGGAACCTTGCTCAGGCTATAGGACGCAACGGACAAAACGTCCGGTTAGCTTCCCAGCTCAGCGGATGGGAGCTAAATGTTATGACAGTATATGATCTACAGGAAAAACATAGAGCTGAAGCTTATGCTTCTATCAAAATTTTTATTAAACATCTAAAGATCGATGAAAATTTAGCTACAGTACTTGTGGATGGTGGCTTTTCTTCGCTGGAAGAGCTAGCCTACGTACCAATAAAGGAATTACTAGCCATCGATAAACTTGATGAAAATACAGTAGAAAAGCTGCGAACAAAAGCTAAGCATGCTCTTACGGAACTTGCCTTAGCTATGGAAAATAATAGCAAAGTAGTCAAGCCGGCTGAAGACTTATTGGGATTATCGAAACTTGAGCGCAATATAGCTTTCAAATTAGCCGCGCATGGGGTGTGTACGCTGGAAAATCTTGCCGAACAAGGTGTCGAAGACTTATCAAATATTGAAGGATTAAGCAGTGAGGAAGCTGGAGAGCTAATTATGGCAGCGCGCAATATTTGCTGGTTTGGTAATAAGGTGTAA
- the folP gene encoding dihydropteroate synthase has translation MRQIVSNKRTLDLSVTRIMGILNVTPDSFSDGGKYNTIAAAIDHAAVMIEAGASIIDIGGESTRPGADIVNDEEEAARVVPVVTALVQRFDTLISVDTSKALVIRESAAAGVHLINDIRSLSQPGALEAAAASELPVCLMHMQGEPRTMQQKPSYYNVLTEVQNYFVQQIARCEVSGIKRNKIIIDPGFGFGKNLAHNYRLLARLVDFHHFSLPILVGMSRKSMIGQLINRPPEQLVTGSIACAVIAAMQGVQIIRVHDVKQTIEALRVVEATLLAKEQFFV, from the coding sequence ATGAGACAAATAGTCTCTAACAAACGTACGTTGGACCTTTCAGTAACTAGAATTATGGGTATTTTGAATGTTACTCCGGATTCTTTTTCTGATGGTGGTAAATACAATACTATTGCTGCTGCTATCGATCATGCTGCTGTTATGATCGAAGCCGGCGCAAGTATTATCGATATCGGTGGAGAATCTACTCGTCCGGGAGCTGATATTGTTAATGATGAAGAAGAAGCGGCGCGGGTAGTCCCGGTAGTGACTGCATTAGTACAGCGGTTTGATACTTTAATATCAGTTGATACTTCTAAGGCTTTGGTGATACGCGAAAGCGCTGCCGCTGGAGTACATTTAATTAACGATATCCGCTCGTTGAGTCAACCTGGAGCACTAGAAGCAGCAGCGGCCAGTGAGTTACCAGTATGCCTAATGCATATGCAGGGAGAACCGCGCACTATGCAACAAAAGCCATCTTACTATAATGTACTTACCGAAGTACAAAATTACTTTGTACAACAGATTGCACGTTGTGAAGTCTCTGGAATCAAAAGAAACAAAATAATTATCGATCCAGGCTTTGGTTTTGGCAAAAATTTAGCGCACAATTATCGCTTACTAGCTAGACTAGTAGATTTTCATCACTTTAGCCTACCTATACTAGTAGGTATGTCGCGTAAATCGATGATAGGACAGCTAATTAATCGACCGCCTGAGCAGCTAGTAACCGGTAGCATTGCTTGTGCAGTAATTGCTGCTATGCAAGGGGTGCAGATCATTCGTGTTCATGATGTCAAGCAGACCATCGAAGCACTACGTGTAGTAGAAGCTACACTTTTAGCAAAGGAACAGTTTTTTGTATGA